A segment of the Terribacillus aidingensis genome:
TAACGCCTTATCGAGGAAAACCATCGTCCCATCCCGCAGACTCGGATAATTCAGGAAGTAAGGTGACAGATTGCTTCCAAGCAGGAGCACTGCAACCAAAATGACTAAAAGCATCCACTCCCATTGGAAGAAAAGACGTTTCCAGGAGAACGGCAGATTCGTTTCCAGAGTACGAGGTTGATATGTTTGTTTCTTTTGTTCCATCAGCCAGCCCTCCTAAGCAGATGAGTTCGTTCGACACGGCGTTTCACGATGGCATTTACGATAACCGCTAGCAGGATGATAAGCCCTTGGATGCCGTTCTGCCAAAACGGTGACACATTCAAAAGCGGCAGCGCATTGTTCAAAATACCTAATAATATTGCTCCGAGCAGAACACCAGCGAGCTTACCAGAGCCGCCAGCGATGCTGACACCACCCAGAATACATGCAGCAATGACTGTTAGCTCATAACCCGAGGCTGTATCTCCTTGGGCCGAGGCAAACTTGGATACCCACAACACACCACAGAGTCCAGATAATCCTCCCATGATGGTATAAACCAGGAATAAGATACGTCCTTGTTTAATACCGCTCACAGCAGCAGATTGCGGATTACTGCCGACCGCATAGATTTGCCGACCAGTACTTGTGTAATTGAGAAAATAAAAGAATACGAGGCAGAAGATCGCCGCAATCCAGATCAAATGATTCAGTCCAAGGAAAGTTCCGGTTGCAATTTCAACAAAGCCTT
Coding sequences within it:
- a CDS encoding ABC transporter permease, with protein sequence MEIKTENLELEKKNPLALFYQFRELGLLFFIVILCIGVQLRNPSFLTGENILDMATNTSILVILALGMMIVLITRGIDLSIGAVIALSGMLTAQLVAANPSVNPFLCLLIGTIIGAFCGMVIGLLIAKVGLLPIIATLALMNIFRGLTFLVSDGEWVSSYQMSEGFVEIATGTFLGLNHLIWIAAIFCLVFFYFLNYTSTGRQIYAVGSNPQSAAVSGIKQGRILFLVYTIMGGLSGLCGVLWVSKFASAQGDTASGYELTVIAACILGGVSIAGGSGKLAGVLLGAILLGILNNALPLLNVSPFWQNGIQGLIILLAVIVNAIVKRRVERTHLLRRAG